The Treponema succinifaciens DSM 2489 region TGAACCGCCGCGTTGATTACATCATTGAAAGAATGAATTTCTACGGACACGATGGCGAAAAGACAAAAGCTCTTGGATTCTGCGCGACTGTAAAGCATGCTAAATACATGGCGGAAGAATTTAACAAAAGACTTTCAAAAAATAATGGACAAGTTGCGGTTGCTCTTTCAGGAGATGACAGCGTTGAAGTCCGCGAAAAATATGCACGTCTTTTGGAAGATGACAATTCTCCGCTTCAATACATTTTTTCAGTCGATATTTTTAACGAAGGAATTGATATTCCATCAGTAAACACAGTCTTGCTGCTGCGTCCTACTGACTCTTCAATAATTTTTATTCAGCAGCTTGGACGAGGCTTGCGCAAACTGGGCGGCAAAGAATTCGTAACAGTTCTGGACTTTATCAGAAACTACAAAAAGTCTTTCTTGATGGCGATTGCCCTGAACGGAAAGCAGGATTACGACCGCGATTCATTGAAGCTTGAAGTTGCAAATGATTTTGCGGACTTGCCGAACGGAACTTACATTCACATGGACAAAATCACAAAGGAACAGATTCTGCGCCAGCTTGAAAATGAAAAATTCATGTCGCTTAAATATATGAAAGAATCATATTTTTCGTTTAAGCATGTATGCGGCGGAAAAGTCCCGTTTCTTGTTGATTACTTAAAGCATGACGGAAGCACTGATCCTGTGCGGTTTACGGTTTTCAGCCCGAACTACAAGACGTATTTCGATTTTGCCGCATACATTGAAAAAGAATCGCATCCTGAATTTTCTCTGATTAACGAAGACGAATCTTTCAGGCAGATTATGCAGCTTCTAAGTTTTTATTCGCCTGCAAGACGCGCGGAAGAATGGATTATCGCAGAAACAATTTTTAATTCAGAAAATTACTTTGCTTCTGTTGATGAAATTGCAGAAAAGGCAAGAAAATACCTTTCTTTTGTGAATAAAACTTCTATCGTTCATGCCTGCCAGACGCTTAGCGGAACATATTTTGACACAAGCGAAAAAACACGGTACGAAAAGGCGATTTTTAATTTTGACGGAACTTCAGTTTCATTCAATAAAAACACGGTCGATTCCCTTGAAAATTCAAGATTTTCCGCACAAAAGAAGCTTTGGGTAGAAGACTTGATTCAATACAATCTTTTGCGTTACCAAAACGAATTCGGCTCAGATGATTATTCTGAAAACGGAACTTTGCCGTTTTTAAAGCTTTACCAAAAATACACGATGCGCGACGCGGCTCTTTTATGCGACTATACAAAAATCCATTCTTCGTTCCGCGGACAAGGACTTATAACTTCCGCAAAGCCAGATTATTTTCTATTTGTGAACCTGCACAAGGATGCGGACATAAAAGATTCAATAAATTATGCTGACAGATTCATAACGCCGGACCATTTTCAGTGGCAGTCGCCAAACAGCACAACGCAAAATTCTGAAGTCGGACAGAACTTAATCCGCAACATCGAAAGAAAAATCCGACTTCATCTTTTTGTACGCAAATTTGAAAAAGTAGAAAACATAACCCAGCCGTTCATTTATCTTGGTCAGGTTTCAACTTTTCCGGGCAGCGCGGAAGGCAACAAGCCAATCACAATGAAATTCGCGCTTCATAGCCGTGTTCCTGACGAGCTTTTCAACGACTTTATAACACGCACCGACAAAATGGGAAAAAACAGCGATAATTGACTTTACAAAAAAAGGACTGAAAAAATGAACAACGCAAATATAACAAAAAACGATTGTAAAACCCAAACTACACCGCTCAAGCAAATCCACGTTTCTGCGGCGGTAATTTTCCGTACTGTGGCTGGCGGCGAAAAGCTGGTTTTTGCGACGCAGCGTGGCTACGGAGAATGGAAGGACTGGTGGGAGTTTCCGGGCGGAAAGATTGAAGATGGAGAAAGCGCGGAACAGGCGGTTGTGCGGGAAATACGCGAGGAGCTTGCGACGGAAATCCGGGCAGAACGAAAACTCTGCACGGTTGAATACGACTACCCCGCTTTTCATCTGACAATGGAATGTTTTTTGTGCTCAATTGTTTCCGGGAAGCTTACTCTGCTTGAGCACGAGAACGCGGCATGGCTTTCCGAAGAAAAGCTTAAAAGCGTAAAATGGCTTCCTGCGGATGTGGAAGTTCTAGAAAATCTAAAGGAACTTTTTTAGGCGGATGCGGTAGCGCTGGGAGCAATGCCGGAGGCAGTCCGAACAAAGTGAGGACCGCGTGCAGCAAGTTGCGGACATAGCGACAGTCAAGAGTCTTAGGCTCTTGACTGACCGCCCATAAACATTCTGTTAAAAAACTGTCGCAACCTTTTTCACGCGAAGTTGTTCAATAGACATAATCCAAAAAATTTTATATTTACGTTTCATGGTGATTTTTTAGATTCAATTTATTATATTTTTAGAAAAACATTCGGAGGAAAAAATGAAAGAACTAAAGGCATTAATTCTGGCGGTATCGGTTTCGCTTGTCGTGTCGGCGGCGATTGTTTCCGTGGGGCTTTCAAAAATAGCAAGGCCTGACAGGACAGTTACGGTGCGCGGACTTGCGGAAAAAGAAGTTGATGCCGACCTTGCGCTCTGGCCGCTCACATTCACGCTTGGAGCAAACAGCCTTACGCAGCTCCAGAAAGACATTCTTGCAAAAACTCAGACCGTAAAGGAATATCTTGCGGACCACGGACTTTCAGAAGAAGACTACACGGTTCAGTCGCCAAGCATAACGGACAACACAATCAATCCGTATATGGACCGGGACAAAATTCTCTACACTTACCTTGCGCAGACGGTGATCCTCGTGCGCTCGTCAAAAGTCGCTGAAGTGAAAAAAGCGCAGGACGATTCCCTTGACCTGATGAGCAGCGGAATCGCAGTCTCAAAGGACTACAACAGCAAGATTTCATTTGAATTCACAAAGCTGAATGACATAAAACCGCAGATGATTGCGGAGGCGACAAAAAACGCACGCACAGCAGCAGAGCAGTTTGCACATGACTCCGGAAGCAAAGTCGGAAAAATCAAAACCGCAACTCAGGGATTTTTCAGCATAGAAAATGCCGCCGAAGACCTTCAGGAAAAGAAGACAATCCGCGTGGTAACCACAGTCGAATATCTTTTAAAATAGAAACAGACTGACCGGTCTGGAAAATCGGAATCCGCCTAGGAAGAACACACTGCGGCGGATTATTTTTTTTCAATCACCCCCTGAACAAAAAGCAGCCTTACAGCACTTCAAGAAATCTACTTCCACCCTTCCCAGATTTTCACTTCAAGACCGCAGGTGGCGGCGTTTTTTCCGTTGCGGCAAACAGGAAGTTTCAGAAGAAGCTGGTTTTCAAAAAGTTTTTCTTCCTTGTCAGAGTCATCAAGATACGCGAACGATGCGTAATCCTTTGAGTTTTTATCCGCCAAAAGCTCAATCGCCTCTGCCCTGGAGCCGGCCGCACGCGAAACCGATTCCACTACGCTTTCAAATTCGCCGCGGCTCATCTCTTTTTCCTTTAAATCCACAAACTGAAAAGGAATCCTCCGCTCCTTGAACCACATCTGCGCTTTTTTTGTGTCAAAATTTTTTGTTGTTCCAAAAATTTGAATCATGCAGACATTATAGCAAAAAACCGGAGAAAATTATAGACAGGACAAAGCAAACTTCGCAGATTTTTCAAAATAAACTTTGAAACAACATTGACTTACAGGATTTTTCAAAGTACACTTTGAATAAATGACAAGAAACACATATTTTCAAAGTATAGAAGCATTCAAAGACAAGCAGGTCATAAAAGTTCTGACAGGAATACGCCGCTGCGGAAAATCCGTGCTCATGGAACAATTCATGCAGAGCCTTTTGGAAAGAGGCGTTTCAGAGAGGCAGATTACTTACATCAGGCTTGACGACTTGGACAACGAGCTTTTACTGGAATATCACAATCTTTATGCGTTTATAAAATCCGCGCTTTTGGAAGACAGGATGAACTATGTTTTTATTGACGAGGTTCAATTGTGCAAGGATTTTCAGAAGCCGGTAGAAACACTTTTCAACTGCAAAAACGTGGATCTGTATCTTACAGGCTCGAACGCGGACTTGCTGTCTGGTGAACTTGCCACTCTTTTAAGCGGAAGATACGTTACGATTGACATGCTTCCGTTTTCATTTTGCGAATACCTTGAATGCATAAAGGAAAATAATTTTCCGGCTCAGACGACCGAAGAAAACTATTACGACTACGTAAAATTCGGAAGCATGCCGTTCACAGTCCAGCTCAAAAAGAACACAGAAAGCGTATATCAGTACCTGAACGGAGTTTACAACACGATAATCGTAAAGGACATAGCAAGGCGGCATCAGATAAAGGACGTCGCGGTTCTTGAAGCCG contains the following coding sequences:
- a CDS encoding DUF3427 domain-containing protein, which codes for MRKESTIQKLRPSQEQANIIEEIANMLMVNRRVDYIIERMNFYGHDGEKTKALGFCATVKHAKYMAEEFNKRLSKNNGQVAVALSGDDSVEVREKYARLLEDDNSPLQYIFSVDIFNEGIDIPSVNTVLLLRPTDSSIIFIQQLGRGLRKLGGKEFVTVLDFIRNYKKSFLMAIALNGKQDYDRDSLKLEVANDFADLPNGTYIHMDKITKEQILRQLENEKFMSLKYMKESYFSFKHVCGGKVPFLVDYLKHDGSTDPVRFTVFSPNYKTYFDFAAYIEKESHPEFSLINEDESFRQIMQLLSFYSPARRAEEWIIAETIFNSENYFASVDEIAEKARKYLSFVNKTSIVHACQTLSGTYFDTSEKTRYEKAIFNFDGTSVSFNKNTVDSLENSRFSAQKKLWVEDLIQYNLLRYQNEFGSDDYSENGTLPFLKLYQKYTMRDAALLCDYTKIHSSFRGQGLITSAKPDYFLFVNLHKDADIKDSINYADRFITPDHFQWQSPNSTTQNSEVGQNLIRNIERKIRLHLFVRKFEKVENITQPFIYLGQVSTFPGSAEGNKPITMKFALHSRVPDELFNDFITRTDKMGKNSDN
- a CDS encoding (deoxy)nucleoside triphosphate pyrophosphohydrolase; amino-acid sequence: MNNANITKNDCKTQTTPLKQIHVSAAVIFRTVAGGEKLVFATQRGYGEWKDWWEFPGGKIEDGESAEQAVVREIREELATEIRAERKLCTVEYDYPAFHLTMECFLCSIVSGKLTLLEHENAAWLSEEKLKSVKWLPADVEVLENLKELF
- a CDS encoding SIMPL domain-containing protein, which codes for MKELKALILAVSVSLVVSAAIVSVGLSKIARPDRTVTVRGLAEKEVDADLALWPLTFTLGANSLTQLQKDILAKTQTVKEYLADHGLSEEDYTVQSPSITDNTINPYMDRDKILYTYLAQTVILVRSSKVAEVKKAQDDSLDLMSSGIAVSKDYNSKISFEFTKLNDIKPQMIAEATKNARTAAEQFAHDSGSKVGKIKTATQGFFSIENAAEDLQEKKTIRVVTTVEYLLK
- a CDS encoding arsenate reductase family protein; amino-acid sequence: MIQIFGTTKNFDTKKAQMWFKERRIPFQFVDLKEKEMSRGEFESVVESVSRAAGSRAEAIELLADKNSKDYASFAYLDDSDKEEKLFENQLLLKLPVCRNGKNAATCGLEVKIWEGWK
- a CDS encoding ATP-binding protein; the protein is MTRNTYFQSIEAFKDKQVIKVLTGIRRCGKSVLMEQFMQSLLERGVSERQITYIRLDDLDNELLLEYHNLYAFIKSALLEDRMNYVFIDEVQLCKDFQKPVETLFNCKNVDLYLTGSNADLLSGELATLLSGRYVTIDMLPFSFCEYLECIKENNFPAQTTEENYYDYVKFGSMPFTVQLKKNTESVYQYLNGVYNTIIVKDIARRHQIKDVAVLEAVIKFMFQNCGNFCTSKKISDTLTSSGRKTSQPTVENYMRFLEECFLVYRVERYDVRGKELLKNISKYYIADTGLRNMLLGYRNIDMGHILENQIFLELKRQHFTIYTGRNLDAEIDFVAKNQTSLFYIQVAETVKDEETLKRELAAFKNIPDSYPRILITMDRNLNSDFNGIRNINALDFLTGKEKLVF